A genomic stretch from Plasmodium brasilianum strain Bolivian I chromosome 9, whole genome shotgun sequence includes:
- a CDS encoding hypothetical protein (Plasmodium exported protein), producing MIQTNKFFFFIKICPFPILIWIYQNSHETNTYGISYIKKIDLSNSLYVRVDRLLNEERGLHPPNGSIPLKKMSEKKFKVSSDTSNNNNNYEGRLRTLKGISLKKKKNTLLSISKSKNKIDKICNRKMEKVIEAEYKGLNNFRGAFSRKFLGYVLVLTPIIFMSTAPMVLEMLRIGEILTKSHCELAYLTLVPIFILAVLIISYNLLKNIFKYNNKK from the exons ATGATACAAACTAACAaattcttcttcttcattaaAATTTGCCCATTTCCCATTTTAATATGGATATATCAGAATTCACATGAG ACAAATACGTATGgcatatcatatattaagaaaattgaTCTAAGCAATTCATTATATGTAAGAGTAGACAGattattaaatgaagaaagaGGTTTACATCCCCCCAATGGAAGCAtacctttaaaaaaaatgtctgaaaaaaaatttaaagtgTCATCTGATAcatcaaataataataataactatGAAGGACGGCTTAGAACATTAAAAGGAATATcgttaaaaaagaaaaaaaatacattattatcCATTTCTaaatctaaaaataaaatagataaaatatgtaatagaaaaatggaaaaagtaATTGAAGCTGAATATAAAGGACTAAATAATTTTAGGGGTGCATTTTCACGAAAATTTCTAGGTTATGTTCTGGTTCTTACtccaattatttttatgagtaCTGCTCCAATGGTATTAGAAATGCTAAGAATAGGTGAGATTCTGACAAAATCTCATTGCGAATTAGCATATTTAACATTAGTtccaatatttattttagcagtattaattatatcatataacttgttaaaaaatatattcaagtataataataaaaagtaa
- a CDS encoding hypothetical protein (Plasmodium exported protein), translating to MKENIMWLNKYSQSLDKKYNFYEKLSLTTNILLVEDSLYIKSTKVVHGKSEKVKLLGKEKDISNDNDHASKSKKLKESSLNTKEGDNIDKKKRIYLIKGIDIFFEKKIFNLLDSIYKIKYNRKNSKTSAYIMICKNIGLAVTPPFLILLSVLVVILMLCYAFFKFISSYDTSSGSLGLGFLPLALVYSLFLVLVSVLNVLSIIYTLTKIVKYNMIKEKNH from the exons atgaaagaaaatattatgtggctt aataaatatagtCAATCTTTGGACAAGAAGTATAATTTCtatgaaaaattatctttAACAACTAATATATTACTAGTAGAGGATtctttgtatataaaatcaACTAAGGTTGTACATGGTAAAAGCGAGAAAGTTAAATTATTAGGTAAGGAGAAAGATATATCTAATGACAATGACCATGCatcaaaaagtaaaaaattaaaagaaagtTCATTAAATACGAAGGAAGGAGACAACATAGATAAGAAAAAAcggatatatttaattaaaggaatagatatattttttgaaaaaaaaatattcaatctATTAGAttccatatataaaattaagtataacaggaaaaatagtaaaacatctgcatatataatgataTGTAAGAATATAGGTTTAGCAGTTACGCCaccctttttaattttattatcagtattagtagtaatattaatGTTATGTTATGCATTTTTCAAGTTTATATCTTCGTATGATACATCATCGGGTTCCTTAGGATTAGGATTTTTACCATTGGCATTagtatattcattatttctaGTATTGGTATCtgttttaaatgtattaagtattatttataccttgacaaaaattgtaaaatataatatgataaaggaaaaaaatcattaa
- a CDS encoding fam-l protein — protein sequence MEQKIKPLFFSKITVLIIFTWICYLNSDMRLLERCNRDNNSNIIGIKKDVTNKGILEKNYIFNYGKGDMEANKQSKGNLSMTSSDNKQATKNKTCIFENKKYSHIEKKIFKELDYVGFVKKNRTVSYKVYKKIIRKKLAIRFTLPPLLFLLLLILIIVDVSLVFAVKESLLFKLGLTKKYLEQMANNVILSPILKKLKMFKEFWKNNEIWGSDIVCRLFETNGTVITEARILG from the exons ATGGAGCAAAAAATTAAGCCACTATTCTTTAGTAAAATTACAGTGCTTATAATTTTCACTTGGATATGTTATTTGAACAGTGATATG AGATTATTAGAAAGATGTAATCGAGataataattcaaatattatAGGTATAAAGAAAGATGTAACAAATAAAGGAATACtcgaaaaaaattatatatttaattatggGAAAGGTGATATGGAAGCAAACAAACAATCTAAAGGAAATTTATCAATGACTAGTAGTGACAATAAACAAGCtacgaaaaataaaacttgtatatttgaaaataaaaaatattctcatatagaaaaaaaaatattcaaagaacttgattatgtaggttttgttaaaaaaaataggacaGTCAGTTATAAggtttacaaaaaaataattcgtAAAAAATTAGCAATACGATTTACCTTACCTCCATTATTGTtcttgttattattaatattaatcaTAGTAGATGTATCACTTGTGTTTGCAGTTAAAGAAAGTTTATTGTTCAAGTTAGGTTTgacaaagaaatatttagaaCAGATGGCCAATAATGTAATACTGTCACCTATTCTAAAGAAGTTAAAGATGTTTAAAGAGTTCTGGAAGAACAATGAAATTTGGGGATCAGATATTGTTTGCCGTTTGTTTGAAACTAATGGAACAGTTATAACTGAAGCTCGTATATTGGGATAA